A window of the Chaetodon trifascialis isolate fChaTrf1 chromosome 9, fChaTrf1.hap1, whole genome shotgun sequence genome harbors these coding sequences:
- the LOC139336690 gene encoding tektin-1-like: MDHRWRTMSAPQRDPQQGGGPNLVNIEVTRNHSELFRAGCLRLISETDKACKRMQSDDNKQLDQRSRDIQFLKKELELKLEEIIVEIDELIDLQSRVVKALEASKEPLRVTVLCLEERMKRRPSKRLHDEVDRELLKEREVIEGAASPLQRVVEQITEQIRLNRSVKYHLEQDLKEKCEAQCIDSSCALMTSHSINSLHKSRNTTTALPSLAVTPKQWENISDINISKAEQQESNSRALRALVESLLEQTAADMQKQVQATTTAFQLKVQEIKSAKSQMEDQLATILSEIGSQQRTREDLHVAVTETEHALSLAQARLALRHQRSAKEQCHDRAQSRILGEVQQLTAQLTKLREVTAQSQEEQRALVCCQLQLQENIEMEANALYIDEVVCAQHREPIIIHRF, translated from the exons ATGGACCACCGCTGGAGAACAATGTCTGCCCCACAGCGCGACCCCCAGCAGGGTGGTGGACCCAATCTAGTGAATATTGAAGTAACGCGGAACCACTCTGAGCTCTTCAGGGCAGGATGTTTGAGGCTGATCTCAGAAACTGACAAAGCCTGCAAACGCATGCAAAGTGATGACAACAAGCAACTGG atcAGCGGAGCAGAGACATCCAGTTTCTGAAGAAGGAGTTGGAGCTGAAGTTGGAGGAGATTATTGTGGAAATTGATGAGCTCATTGACTTGCAGAGCAGAGTGGTGAAAGCCCTTGAGGCCTCCAAAGAGCCTCTGAGAGTCACCGTTCTCTGTCTGGAGGAGAG GATGAAACGTCGGCCCTCGAAAAGGCTGCATGATGAGGtggacagagagctgctgaaggagagGGAGGTCATTGAGGGAGCGGCCTCCCCTCTGCAGCGTGTCGTGGAGCAGATCACTGAGCAGATACG ACTGAACCGATCTGTCAAGTACCATCTGGAGCAGGATCTGAAGGAGAAATGTGAGGCTCAGTGCATCGACAGCTCCTGTGCCTTAATGACCAGCCATTCCATCAACAGCCTGCACAAGTCCAGAAACACCACAACTGCTCTGCCGAG CTTGGCAGTGACTCCAAAGCAGTGGGAGAACATCTCAGACATCAACATAtccaaagcagagcagcaggagagcaaCTCTCGGGCCCTGCGGGCCCTGGTGGAGTCTCTCCTGGAGCAGACGGCCGCTGACATGCAGAAGCAGGTCCAGGCCACAACAACAGCCTTTCAGCTGAAGGTCCAGGAAATCAAGTCTGCCAAGAGTcagatggaggatcagctggCCACG ATTCTGTCTGAGATTGGCAGCCAGCAGAGGACCAGAGAGGATCTCCATGTGGCCGTCACAGAGACTGAACATGCTCTGAGTTTGGCTCAGGCCCGGCTGGCTCTACGCCACCAGAGGTCCGCCAAAGAGCAATGCCACGATCGAGCACAGTCCCGGATCCTCGGCGAGGTCCAGCAGCTCACCGCTCAACTCACCAA ACTGCGTGAGGTCACTGCCCAGtcacaggaggagcagagggctCTGGTttgctgtcagctgcagctgcaggaaaacatcGAGATGGAGGCAAACGCTCTCTACATCGACGAGGTGGTCTGCGCCCAGCACAGAGAGCCCATTATCATACATCGCTTCTGA